A genomic region of Candidatus Methylomirabilota bacterium contains the following coding sequences:
- a CDS encoding HD domain-containing protein translates to MTTLERAEAAEHALSQELDKIAVKSVIYTSGERDPREPMPRPDAKGRRFLMGHDARLPKMPDQPTLIDFYRLRFGPSMHMLQSARLAMKSGAPEKVVVACLLHDIAITGFIRSDHGYWAAQLVEPYVDEEVSWAIRYHQALRFYPDESVGYQYPELYKTLFGEDYQPEPHIARAYQAAREHKWYMTSRLITVNDLYSFDPNVTVQLEEFTDIIGRNFKQPKEGLGFDASSSAHMWRTINWPTRYL, encoded by the coding sequence ATGACGACCCTTGAGCGCGCCGAGGCCGCCGAGCACGCCCTCAGTCAGGAGCTGGACAAGATCGCCGTCAAATCGGTCATCTACACCTCGGGCGAGCGCGATCCCCGAGAACCGATGCCGCGGCCCGACGCCAAGGGCCGGCGCTTCCTCATGGGGCACGACGCGCGGCTGCCCAAGATGCCGGACCAGCCCACGCTCATCGATTTCTACCGGCTGCGCTTCGGGCCGTCCATGCACATGCTCCAGAGTGCGCGGCTCGCGATGAAATCGGGGGCGCCCGAGAAGGTCGTCGTCGCGTGCCTCCTCCACGACATCGCCATCACCGGCTTCATCCGGAGTGACCACGGCTACTGGGCCGCCCAGCTCGTGGAGCCCTACGTGGACGAGGAGGTGTCCTGGGCCATCCGCTACCACCAGGCGCTCCGGTTCTACCCGGACGAGTCGGTTGGCTACCAGTACCCCGAGCTCTACAAGACGCTCTTCGGCGAGGACTATCAGCCCGAGCCGCACATCGCCCGGGCCTATCAGGCGGCTCGCGAGCACAAGTGGTACATGACCTCCCGCCTCATCACCGTGAACGACCTCTATTCCTTCGACCCCAACGTCACGGTGCAGCTCGAGGAGTTCACCGACATCATCGGGCGGAACTTCAAGCAGCCCAAGGAAGGCCTGGGCTTCGACGCGAGCTCGTCCGCCCACATGTGGCGGACCATCAACTGGCCGACGCGGTACCTGTAG
- a CDS encoding cytochrome P450, whose amino-acid sequence MSDFAFNPMAPEFVEDPYPTYRRLREEDPVHQSPLGFWVLTRYEDVVSSLRDPRMVKEPIAAFVAARFGLPAPPTGMGLSMLDRDPPDHTRLRGLVSKAFTPRVIEQLRPHIQGIVNRLLDKVEGEPGMDLIEQFAYPLPVIVICEMLGVPVADHERFKGWGLDIARGLDAILLPTDSPVAERSMHARHALAAYFRELIAERRAAPRDDMLSGLIAAEEAGDKLTEDELLATCILLLVAGHETTVNLIGNGTLALLRHPEQRKRLQEDPGLITTAVEELLRFDGPVQRTARIPSEDVTFGGKTIGKGEMVMPFIGAADRDPRQFPDPDRLDLGRTDNRHIAFGWGIHFCIGAPLARVEGQIAINTLLKRQPKLALAALPQHRQSLTLRGLTTLPVAF is encoded by the coding sequence ATGAGTGATTTCGCGTTCAACCCCATGGCCCCGGAGTTCGTGGAGGATCCATATCCGACTTACCGCCGTCTGCGCGAGGAGGACCCGGTGCACCAGAGCCCGCTGGGCTTCTGGGTGCTCACGCGCTACGAGGACGTCGTCAGTTCGCTGAGGGATCCCCGCATGGTCAAGGAGCCCATCGCCGCCTTCGTGGCCGCGCGCTTCGGGCTGCCGGCGCCGCCCACGGGGATGGGCCTTTCCATGCTGGACCGCGATCCGCCCGACCACACGCGCCTGCGCGGGCTCGTGAGCAAGGCGTTCACGCCCCGGGTCATCGAGCAGCTCCGCCCGCACATCCAGGGCATCGTGAACCGCCTCCTGGACAAGGTCGAGGGCGAGCCGGGCATGGACCTGATCGAGCAGTTCGCCTATCCGCTGCCCGTCATCGTGATCTGCGAGATGCTGGGCGTGCCGGTGGCGGACCACGAGCGCTTCAAGGGCTGGGGCCTCGACATCGCGCGCGGCCTCGACGCCATCCTGCTGCCGACGGACTCGCCGGTGGCGGAGCGGAGCATGCACGCGCGGCACGCCCTCGCGGCCTACTTCCGCGAGCTGATCGCCGAGCGCCGCGCCGCCCCCCGGGACGACATGCTGTCGGGGCTCATCGCCGCGGAGGAAGCGGGCGACAAGCTCACCGAGGACGAGCTGCTCGCCACCTGCATCCTCCTCCTGGTGGCCGGGCACGAGACCACGGTGAACCTGATCGGCAACGGCACGCTGGCTCTCCTGCGTCACCCCGAGCAGCGGAAGCGGCTCCAGGAGGATCCGGGCCTCATCACCACCGCGGTCGAGGAGCTGCTGCGCTTCGACGGGCCGGTGCAGCGCACGGCGCGCATCCCCAGCGAGGACGTCACCTTCGGCGGCAAGACCATCGGCAAGGGCGAGATGGTGATGCCCTTCATCGGCGCCGCCGACCGCGACCCCAGGCAGTTCCCCGACCCGGACCGGCTCGACCTCGGGCGCACCGATAACCGGCACATCGCGTTCGGCTGGGGCATCCACTTCTGCATCGGCGCCCCGCTGGCCCGCGTCGAGGGGCAGATCGCCATCAATACCTTGCTCAAGCGGCAGCCGAAGCTCGCGCTGGCCGCGCTACCTCAGCACCGGCAGAGCCTGACCCTGCGCGGGCTCACCACGCTGCCCGTGGCGTTCTGA
- a CDS encoding LLM class F420-dependent oxidoreductase, with amino-acid sequence MNIGVSVPLPAYLVDVGAMAAKAEALGFESFWCAEHPFIPVHAKSRFPGSPDGVIPETYSHFVDPFVALARASGATTRIKLGTSIVLVPERHPLLLAKEVSTLDHFSGGRFLFGIGAGWLREETEIMGGDFDHRWTQTRESVLAMKELWIKPEAEFHGKYYDFPRVRSYPKPAQKPHPPVILGGGAANVFKRVVAWGDGWLPTAVGPDIVRAGRAELDRLARDAGRDPASITITAHGQPADRDLVRRHFEAGASRVVIRPATQKTDADMAAELTRIAEIVLR; translated from the coding sequence ATGAACATCGGCGTCTCGGTTCCGCTCCCGGCGTATCTCGTCGACGTGGGCGCCATGGCGGCCAAGGCCGAGGCCCTCGGCTTCGAGTCGTTCTGGTGCGCGGAGCACCCGTTCATCCCCGTGCACGCGAAGAGCCGCTTCCCCGGCTCCCCCGACGGCGTGATCCCCGAGACCTACTCCCACTTCGTGGATCCCTTCGTGGCCCTGGCGCGCGCCTCGGGAGCGACCACGCGCATCAAGCTCGGCACCAGCATCGTGCTCGTGCCCGAGCGTCACCCGTTGCTGCTCGCCAAGGAAGTCTCGACGCTCGATCACTTCAGCGGCGGCCGCTTCCTCTTCGGCATCGGGGCGGGATGGCTGCGCGAAGAGACCGAGATCATGGGCGGCGACTTCGACCATCGCTGGACCCAGACGCGCGAGTCGGTCCTGGCGATGAAGGAGCTCTGGATCAAGCCGGAGGCCGAGTTCCACGGCAAGTACTACGACTTCCCTCGGGTGCGCTCCTATCCCAAGCCCGCGCAGAAGCCGCATCCGCCCGTCATTCTGGGTGGCGGCGCCGCCAACGTGTTCAAGAGGGTCGTGGCGTGGGGTGACGGCTGGCTGCCGACGGCGGTGGGGCCCGACATCGTGCGCGCGGGTCGCGCGGAGCTCGATCGGCTCGCGCGCGACGCGGGGCGCGACCCAGCGTCGATCACCATCACCGCGCACGGCCAGCCCGCCGATCGTGACCTGGTGCGACGGCACTTCGAGGCCGGCGCGTCGCGCGTGGTCATCCGGCCGGCCACCCAGAAGACCGACGCCGACATGGCGGCGGAGCTCACGCGCATCGCCGAGATCGTCCTGCGTTGA
- a CDS encoding amidohydrolase family protein: MKTLIEHGWVVAWNGSTHEVHEGGHVLFEGDTIVHAGAAYAGPVDARISARGQLVSPGFINTHVHTAGGGGDYLLLDMAKNDYRTSNYMAFAAPLKGAMKPPSPEATAALRAYTFLHSLKQGTTTVIDVGGLRGDWDGYARLVDDLGLRVYASPPFRDRDTFMDAKGRLVYDEDVAVGKQRLQEAVDFVRKFDGSAGGRLKGLLNAAQVETCTESLLRAGKDAARELNAPIHTHAGGNLIEFERIMAEHRKTPVQFLADIGFLDERTLLGHAVFTTAHPWPTYPFGDDLKTLAQTGATVGHCPYKYAKMAMTLHSLPRYLEAGVTVAIGTDTYPMDMVSELRWASILAKITDANYQVGLARDVFNAATIGGTRFINRNDLGRLAPGAKADILLIDLDRLGGPIYADPIKALVDAGTGRDIHTVIVDGQVLVEGGRLKRADEEQVLTKAREATRHYWEQVPRWRWDGASVDRIIPPAFPIKRAT; the protein is encoded by the coding sequence ATGAAGACCCTGATCGAGCACGGCTGGGTGGTGGCGTGGAACGGGAGCACCCACGAGGTCCACGAGGGGGGCCACGTGCTGTTCGAGGGGGACACGATCGTCCACGCGGGCGCCGCCTACGCGGGCCCCGTGGACGCGCGCATCTCGGCCCGCGGCCAGCTCGTCTCCCCCGGCTTCATCAACACGCACGTGCACACCGCGGGCGGAGGCGGCGACTACCTCCTGCTCGACATGGCCAAGAACGACTACCGCACGTCCAACTACATGGCCTTCGCGGCGCCGCTCAAGGGCGCGATGAAGCCGCCGTCCCCCGAGGCGACGGCCGCGCTCCGCGCCTACACCTTCCTCCACTCGCTCAAGCAGGGCACCACCACGGTGATCGACGTGGGCGGCCTCCGCGGCGACTGGGACGGCTACGCGCGGCTGGTGGACGATCTCGGCCTGCGCGTCTACGCGAGCCCGCCCTTCCGCGACCGCGATACCTTCATGGATGCCAAGGGCCGCCTCGTCTACGACGAGGACGTGGCAGTCGGGAAGCAGCGGCTGCAGGAGGCGGTGGACTTCGTGCGCAAGTTCGACGGCAGCGCGGGCGGCCGGCTCAAGGGGCTGCTCAACGCGGCCCAGGTGGAAACCTGCACGGAGTCGCTGCTCCGCGCCGGCAAGGACGCCGCGCGGGAGCTCAACGCGCCCATCCACACCCACGCCGGCGGCAACCTGATCGAGTTCGAGCGCATCATGGCCGAGCACCGGAAGACCCCGGTGCAGTTCCTCGCCGACATCGGTTTCCTCGACGAGCGCACGCTCCTGGGCCACGCCGTCTTCACCACCGCGCATCCGTGGCCCACGTATCCCTTCGGCGACGATCTCAAGACACTCGCCCAGACCGGCGCCACGGTCGGCCACTGCCCGTACAAGTACGCGAAGATGGCGATGACGCTCCACTCTCTGCCCCGCTACCTCGAGGCGGGCGTCACCGTCGCGATCGGCACCGACACCTATCCGATGGACATGGTGTCGGAGCTTCGCTGGGCATCCATCCTCGCCAAGATCACCGACGCGAACTATCAGGTCGGGCTCGCCCGCGACGTCTTCAACGCGGCCACAATAGGCGGAACGCGTTTCATCAATAGGAATGACCTCGGGCGGCTGGCGCCCGGCGCCAAGGCCGACATCCTCCTCATCGATCTCGACCGTCTCGGCGGCCCGATCTACGCCGATCCCATCAAGGCGCTGGTGGACGCGGGCACGGGCCGCGACATCCACACCGTGATCGTGGACGGCCAGGTGCTCGTCGAGGGGGGACGCCTCAAGCGCGCCGACGAGGAGCAGGTGCTCACCAAAGCGCGGGAGGCCACGCGGCACTACTGGGAGCAGGTGCCGCGCTGGCGCTGGGACGGCGCCAGCGTGGACCGGATCATTCCCCCCGCCTTCCCGATCAAGCGGGCGACGTAG
- a CDS encoding CBS domain-containing protein → MNGDIIRDVMTPEPVTVPSTTTLEQAARHMRDAGIGNVIVLDGEQIAGILTDRDIVVRAVAEGRDAQTPIGEVASRDLTTISPDDTLEAAVELMRERSIRRLPVVEAGRAVGIVSLGDLALERDPDSALGDISAAPPND, encoded by the coding sequence ATGAACGGCGACATCATCCGCGACGTCATGACCCCCGAGCCCGTGACCGTTCCGTCCACGACGACACTCGAGCAGGCGGCGCGCCACATGCGCGACGCCGGCATCGGCAACGTGATCGTGCTGGACGGCGAACAGATCGCCGGCATCCTCACCGACCGTGACATCGTGGTCCGCGCGGTGGCCGAGGGGCGGGATGCCCAGACCCCGATCGGAGAGGTGGCCAGCCGAGACCTCACGACCATCAGCCCCGACGATACGCTCGAGGCCGCGGTCGAGCTGATGCGCGAGCGGTCGATCCGGCGTCTGCCCGTCGTCGAGGCCGGACGCGCCGTCGGGATCGTCTCGCTGGGCGACCTTGCCCTCGAGCGCGACCCCGACTCGGCGCTGGGCGACATCAGCGCGGCGCCGCCCAACGACTGA
- a CDS encoding DUF3175 domain-containing protein, with amino-acid sequence MSRHPRRTPRPARAGKKWVQTVKTVSTFPPKGLFTKDAATVARVLASKRVSPKGISSGYKMLLYFINRGGRGLSPSRRAELERAKRIMRRRMAERRH; translated from the coding sequence GTGTCGCGACATCCGCGGCGGACGCCACGGCCCGCGCGGGCCGGCAAGAAGTGGGTGCAGACGGTCAAGACCGTCTCCACCTTCCCGCCCAAAGGCCTCTTCACCAAGGACGCGGCCACCGTCGCCCGCGTCCTCGCCTCGAAGCGCGTGAGCCCCAAGGGCATCAGCTCGGGCTACAAGATGCTCCTCTACTTCATCAATCGCGGCGGGCGCGGGCTCTCCCCGAGCCGCCGGGCCGAGCTCGAGCGCGCCAAGCGCATCATGCGCCGCCGCATGGCCGAGCGACGGCACTGA
- a CDS encoding CinA family nicotinamide mononucleotide deamidase-related protein: MRVEIICTGDEVLTGKIVNTNFSYMSQKLEDVGLSVTWETTVGDDRESLVRAFLLAAERADAVLVNGGLGPTVDDLSQEIAAQAAGVPLVLNEEWLVKMEDFFKKRSRTMPPNNRKQAMLPATAEILDNPIGTACGFALDIGKARFFFTPGVPRELRRMLEEQIIPRLLARSGEQTTIVLKRFHSYGLGESHVDSLLTGVETLVPDGSLKLGFRAHYPQLETKLTVRGADMADVRRKLEPVEREIRKRLGNFILAEDDRTMEGVILEALGLRGATLALVETFTGGLIASRLAPQVGAEKIVTRGIVSRDLAQVRAAVGLDGPAPAEITPALAEEVAAAAQRLCGATHALAVLVDLDDGPDRIEFGGTINLAIASADGIKSRRSRILGGREWVRLGATELGMDCLRRYLQSLPVVERIDFEKT; encoded by the coding sequence ATGCGAGTCGAGATCATCTGCACCGGCGACGAGGTGCTGACGGGGAAGATCGTCAATACCAACTTCTCCTACATGAGCCAGAAGCTCGAGGACGTGGGCCTCTCCGTGACATGGGAAACCACGGTGGGCGACGACCGGGAGAGCCTCGTGCGCGCCTTCCTCCTCGCCGCCGAGCGCGCGGACGCGGTGCTCGTCAACGGCGGGCTGGGCCCCACCGTGGACGATTTGTCCCAGGAGATCGCCGCCCAGGCCGCCGGGGTCCCCCTCGTCCTGAACGAGGAGTGGCTGGTCAAGATGGAAGACTTCTTCAAGAAGCGCAGCCGCACGATGCCCCCGAACAACCGGAAGCAGGCCATGCTCCCCGCCACCGCAGAGATCCTCGACAACCCCATCGGGACCGCGTGCGGCTTCGCGCTCGACATCGGCAAGGCGCGCTTCTTCTTCACGCCCGGCGTGCCGCGCGAGCTGCGCCGCATGCTCGAAGAGCAGATCATTCCCCGCCTGCTCGCGCGCAGCGGCGAGCAGACCACGATCGTCCTCAAGCGCTTCCACTCCTACGGGCTCGGCGAATCCCACGTGGACAGCCTCCTCACCGGCGTGGAGACGCTGGTCCCCGACGGCAGCCTCAAGCTGGGCTTCCGCGCCCACTACCCGCAGCTCGAGACCAAGCTCACGGTGCGCGGCGCCGACATGGCCGACGTGCGGCGCAAGCTCGAGCCGGTGGAGCGGGAGATCCGCAAGCGCCTCGGCAACTTCATCCTCGCCGAGGACGACCGCACCATGGAGGGCGTGATCCTGGAGGCGCTCGGCTTGCGCGGGGCCACCTTGGCCCTGGTCGAGACCTTCACGGGCGGCCTCATCGCCTCCCGCCTCGCGCCTCAGGTCGGCGCCGAGAAGATCGTCACCCGCGGCATCGTGTCCCGCGACCTCGCCCAGGTGCGGGCCGCGGTGGGGCTGGACGGCCCCGCCCCCGCGGAGATCACGCCCGCCCTCGCCGAGGAGGTCGCCGCCGCGGCCCAGCGCCTCTGCGGCGCCACCCACGCCCTCGCCGTGCTCGTGGACCTCGACGACGGGCCCGACCGCATCGAGTTCGGCGGCACCATCAATCTCGCCATCGCCAGTGCGGACGGCATCAAGTCGCGCCGTAGCCGCATCCTCGGCGGCCGCGAGTGGGTGCGGCTCGGGGCCACCGAGCTCGGTATGGACTGCCTGCGGCGATATCTCCAGAGCCTGCCGGTGGTCGAGCGCATCGACTTCGAGAAGACGTGA
- a CDS encoding M81 family metallopeptidase, whose amino-acid sequence MARRKLVVAMMMHETNTFSPVPTPLSSFRPLAGEAAIAEFTDTNTQLGGFLGVARKAGAEIVVPVAAGAHPSGYVEKGAYEDMADAIVGAIRGGCDAAFLALHGAMVAEHLDDGEGELLRRIRMVAPRLPIAVGLDFHAHMTAPMIEHATVVTGYRTYPHVDMAETAERAGRTLLRALDGEVRPVMVWGTRPMMTSTLVHAPSRLPMKEIMDLAIAAETRGTVLNASVFGGFPHADVPHISCSGVMVCDGQADAGRVLLDRLLEMAWAKRRDFLYQGAPLANQIAHAKTLGEGPIILVDHGDNTASGGTQDVMSVIAEVERQGLTDVAAGPICDPAAVARILAAGTAASVTLPLGGNIDMPQINLPGKPHTVTGKVARITDGEFVVTGPMATGTRVRMGRTAVLDTGALQIVVSERRSEPFDLGVFTHCGIDPRRKRYVLIKSRQHFRAGFEPIARHIVLCDGDGCTSSDLRLFTYRKRRRPLYPFEDA is encoded by the coding sequence ATGGCCCGCCGCAAGCTCGTCGTCGCGATGATGATGCACGAGACCAACACCTTCTCGCCGGTGCCCACCCCGCTGTCGTCCTTTCGCCCGCTGGCCGGCGAGGCCGCCATCGCCGAGTTCACCGACACGAACACCCAGCTCGGCGGCTTCCTCGGGGTCGCGCGCAAGGCGGGGGCGGAGATCGTGGTGCCGGTGGCGGCAGGCGCGCACCCCTCCGGCTACGTGGAGAAGGGCGCCTACGAAGACATGGCCGACGCCATCGTGGGCGCCATCCGCGGCGGCTGCGACGCCGCCTTCCTCGCGCTACACGGCGCGATGGTGGCCGAGCACCTGGACGACGGCGAGGGCGAGCTCCTCCGTCGTATCCGGATGGTCGCGCCGCGGCTGCCCATCGCCGTGGGGCTGGACTTCCACGCCCACATGACCGCGCCCATGATCGAGCACGCCACCGTGGTGACGGGCTACCGCACCTATCCCCACGTGGACATGGCGGAGACGGCGGAGCGCGCGGGGCGCACGCTGCTCCGCGCCCTCGACGGCGAGGTGCGCCCGGTGATGGTGTGGGGCACGCGGCCGATGATGACGAGCACGCTCGTCCACGCGCCGTCACGCCTGCCCATGAAGGAGATCATGGACCTCGCCATCGCCGCGGAGACGCGCGGCACCGTCCTGAACGCCTCCGTGTTCGGCGGCTTCCCCCATGCCGACGTCCCGCACATCTCGTGCTCGGGCGTGATGGTGTGCGACGGCCAGGCCGACGCGGGGCGCGTCCTCCTCGACCGCCTGCTCGAGATGGCCTGGGCCAAGCGGAGGGACTTCCTCTACCAGGGCGCCCCGCTCGCCAACCAGATCGCCCACGCGAAGACACTCGGCGAGGGACCCATCATCCTGGTGGACCACGGGGACAACACCGCGTCCGGCGGGACGCAGGACGTGATGAGCGTGATCGCCGAGGTGGAGCGTCAGGGACTGACCGACGTGGCGGCGGGGCCCATCTGCGATCCCGCCGCGGTGGCGCGCATCCTCGCCGCAGGCACCGCGGCGAGCGTGACCCTCCCGCTGGGCGGCAACATCGACATGCCGCAGATCAACCTGCCGGGCAAGCCTCACACCGTCACCGGCAAGGTCGCACGGATCACCGACGGAGAGTTCGTGGTCACCGGGCCCATGGCCACCGGCACGCGCGTGCGCATGGGCCGCACCGCCGTGCTCGACACCGGCGCCCTCCAGATCGTGGTCTCGGAGCGGCGCAGCGAGCCCTTCGACCTCGGGGTGTTCACCCACTGCGGGATCGATCCGCGGCGGAAGCGCTACGTGCTGATCAAGTCCCGCCAGCACTTCCGCGCCGGCTTCGAGCCCATCGCGCGCCACATCGTGCTCTGCGACGGCGACGGCTGCACGTCGAGCGATCTCCGCCTCTTCACGTATCGGAAGCGGCGGCGGCCGCTCTATCCCTTCGAGGACGCCTAG
- a CDS encoding MFS transporter: MRGPSGWQRNVWALSLSVFIAFVGFQFFSPFLPLYVRELGVTDPSAIALWSGVLAAVTPTVSGLLAPLFGRLADRFGRKMMLIRSLAGFTVIIAAMGLVTSVWQLFAARFLQGLFAGFTPMAMAVASVSAPREKVATAIARVQGAQLLSVAVGPAIGGFAATHLGIRPAFYVTAILCAVSLVALIFLFQEQRAAPTGDAAARPRSAPLREFLGQAHFLPVMGLLVIAQFIDRGLALVIPLQVTHMTEIAAPAATSGIIISAAAVGATISASLAARLSAAVPAGQLLFIQLLAGGIFCSAMALAGGWVSLLVLRVLVALCLGGALTLAYALGGMIVAPEARGAAFGWLAMGVQIGTAASPLLTGALAAATIRGAYLLDGALSWLGALILLGAARDLMRRRERPEG, translated from the coding sequence GTGCGGGGGCCCTCCGGCTGGCAGCGCAATGTCTGGGCACTGTCGCTGTCCGTCTTCATCGCCTTCGTTGGGTTCCAGTTCTTCTCGCCGTTCCTGCCCCTCTACGTGCGCGAGCTGGGCGTCACCGATCCCTCGGCGATCGCGCTCTGGTCGGGCGTGCTCGCCGCCGTCACCCCCACCGTGTCCGGGCTCCTCGCGCCGCTGTTCGGCCGTCTCGCCGACCGCTTCGGCCGCAAGATGATGCTGATCCGCTCGCTCGCCGGCTTCACCGTGATCATCGCGGCGATGGGGCTCGTCACCTCCGTGTGGCAGCTCTTCGCCGCGCGCTTCCTCCAGGGCCTCTTCGCCGGCTTCACCCCGATGGCCATGGCGGTCGCGAGCGTGTCGGCGCCGCGCGAGAAGGTGGCGACGGCCATCGCCCGCGTGCAGGGCGCCCAGCTCCTGAGCGTGGCGGTCGGCCCCGCCATCGGGGGGTTCGCCGCCACTCATCTCGGCATCCGCCCCGCGTTCTACGTGACCGCCATCCTCTGCGCGGTGTCGCTGGTCGCGCTGATCTTCCTCTTCCAGGAGCAGCGCGCGGCGCCCACGGGGGACGCGGCGGCGCGCCCACGCTCCGCGCCGCTGCGCGAGTTCCTGGGGCAGGCGCACTTCCTGCCCGTGATGGGGTTGCTCGTGATCGCTCAATTCATCGATCGCGGCCTCGCCCTCGTCATCCCGCTGCAGGTGACCCACATGACCGAGATCGCCGCGCCCGCCGCCACCTCCGGCATCATCATCTCCGCCGCCGCGGTGGGCGCCACGATTTCCGCGAGCCTCGCCGCGCGGCTCTCCGCGGCGGTGCCGGCAGGGCAGCTCCTGTTCATCCAGCTGCTCGCGGGTGGAATCTTTTGTTCAGCAATGGCGCTGGCCGGCGGCTGGGTGAGCCTCCTCGTGCTGCGCGTGCTGGTGGCGCTCTGCCTCGGCGGCGCGCTCACGCTCGCCTACGCGCTGGGCGGGATGATCGTGGCCCCCGAGGCGCGCGGCGCCGCCTTCGGCTGGCTCGCGATGGGCGTGCAGATCGGCACCGCGGCGAGCCCGCTCCTCACCGGCGCGCTCGCCGCCGCCACGATCCGCGGCGCTTACCTCCTCGACGGGGCTCTGTCCTGGCTGGGCGCCCTCATCCTGCTCGGCGCCGCGCGCGACCTCATGCGGCGGCGCGAGCGGCCGGAGGGCTAG
- a CDS encoding VOC family protein produces the protein MASPSKFAHVVFNTHRYEEMIAWYVRVFEARVQHRGERLAFLTYDDEHHRFAFVNLGPAPADLPPRAPNQVGVNHLAYTWRNLGELIDLYRRLKADGILPYRPIRHGPTLSLYYRDPDGNQLEFQIDLLAPEAANDFLRGEAFKANPIGEPFDPDALVARVESGASASELIFRSDQLPAAPASR, from the coding sequence ATGGCGTCGCCCAGCAAGTTCGCCCACGTCGTCTTCAACACGCACCGGTACGAGGAGATGATCGCCTGGTACGTGCGGGTCTTCGAAGCGCGCGTGCAGCATCGCGGCGAGCGGCTCGCCTTCCTCACCTACGACGACGAGCATCACCGCTTCGCGTTCGTGAACCTGGGCCCCGCCCCCGCGGACCTGCCGCCCCGCGCGCCCAATCAGGTGGGCGTGAATCACCTCGCCTACACGTGGCGGAACCTCGGCGAGCTGATCGACCTCTACAGGCGCCTGAAGGCCGACGGCATCCTGCCCTACCGGCCGATCCGCCACGGGCCGACGCTGTCGCTCTACTACCGCGATCCCGACGGCAATCAGCTCGAGTTCCAGATCGACCTGCTCGCGCCGGAGGCGGCCAACGACTTCCTGCGCGGTGAGGCCTTCAAGGCCAATCCGATCGGCGAGCCCTTCGATCCCGACGCGCTCGTGGCCCGCGTCGAGTCGGGCGCCTCCGCGAGCGAGCTGATCTTCCGCTCGGACCAGCTGCCCGCCGCGCCCGCGTCCCGCTAG